A window of Candidatus Kinetoplastibacterium crithidii (ex Angomonas deanei ATCC 30255) contains these coding sequences:
- the gatB gene encoding Asp-tRNA(Asn)/Glu-tRNA(Gln) amidotransferase subunit GatB, with product MNSKWETTIGIETHVQLLTKTKIFSSSNCSFGEKPNQNTNEIDIALPGSLPVANIEAIKCAIKFGLAVNAKISCDSRFDRKHYFYPDLPKGYQTSQFHKPILQGGNICFYEDDIKKTINLVEAHLEEDAGKLIHQSFSTGIDLNRAGMPLLEIVTHPEICSAQEAVAYAKTLHNLVVWLGICDGNMQEGSFRCDANVSVKLKNTKELGTRTEIKNINSFKFLEKAILFESKRQINLLEQNKLVIQETRLYDSEKNETRSMRNKEDAIDYRYMPDPDLPVIYITPELIETTRKNLPELPDNKRIRFEKEYNLTKSDASQLSSSINIANYFESIVSQLPKGNEKIVANWMIGDLNAFMNKYNKTIEEIPIEAKTIATMIEKIIDGTLSNKNAKDVFEILWNNEKSNIDDIIEKNGLKQINDDSIIIDIINSILANNRNIVEDYKSGKEKAFNSLIGKIMKESKGRANSSQIRELLKQQLCKIN from the coding sequence ATGAACTCCAAATGGGAAACAACGATAGGTATTGAAACCCATGTGCAACTCTTAACAAAAACAAAGATATTTTCTAGTAGCAATTGCTCTTTTGGTGAAAAACCCAACCAAAATACCAACGAGATAGATATAGCATTACCTGGTAGCTTACCTGTTGCTAACATAGAAGCTATAAAGTGCGCCATAAAATTTGGTTTAGCAGTAAATGCAAAGATATCTTGTGATTCAAGATTTGATAGAAAACACTATTTTTATCCTGATTTACCAAAAGGATACCAAACAAGTCAATTCCATAAGCCAATTTTACAAGGTGGAAATATCTGTTTTTATGAAGATGATATAAAGAAAACAATAAATCTTGTAGAGGCACATTTAGAAGAGGATGCTGGGAAATTAATACATCAATCATTCTCAACTGGCATCGATTTAAATAGAGCAGGAATGCCCTTATTAGAAATAGTAACACATCCAGAAATCTGCTCAGCACAAGAAGCTGTTGCTTACGCAAAAACATTGCATAACTTAGTCGTTTGGCTTGGTATATGTGATGGTAATATGCAAGAAGGATCATTTCGTTGTGATGCAAACGTATCTGTAAAACTAAAAAATACAAAAGAACTTGGAACAAGGACAGAAATTAAAAATATAAACTCTTTTAAATTTCTAGAAAAAGCAATATTATTTGAATCTAAAAGACAAATTAACTTGTTAGAACAGAATAAATTAGTTATACAAGAAACTAGGTTATATGATTCTGAGAAGAATGAAACTAGAAGCATGCGCAACAAAGAAGACGCAATAGATTATAGATACATGCCTGACCCCGATTTACCTGTCATATACATAACACCAGAATTAATAGAAACAACAAGAAAAAACTTACCAGAATTACCTGATAATAAAAGGATAAGATTCGAGAAAGAATACAACTTAACAAAATCTGATGCATCACAATTATCAAGCAGCATAAATATAGCTAATTATTTCGAATCAATAGTATCTCAACTTCCAAAAGGCAATGAAAAAATAGTAGCTAACTGGATGATTGGCGACCTAAATGCATTTATGAATAAATATAATAAAACTATAGAAGAAATACCCATAGAAGCAAAAACTATAGCTACTATGATAGAAAAAATAATAGATGGTACGTTGTCAAATAAAAATGCAAAAGATGTATTTGAAATATTATGGAATAATGAAAAAAGCAATATTGACGATATTATAGAGAAAAATGGACTAAAGCAAATAAATGATGACAGTATTATTATTGATATAATAAACTCTATTTTAGCCAATAATAGAAATATAGTAGAAGATTATAAATCTGGCAAAGAAAAAGCTTTCAACTCACTAATAGGAAAGATTATGAAAGAAAGCAAAGGGAGAGCTAATTCCTCACAAATACGTGAACTACTTAAACAACAGCTCTGCAAAATTAATTAA
- the pyrE gene encoding orotate phosphoribosyltransferase, producing MVIDEHQALDFVKFALDVGALKFGDFKTKSDRISPYFFNIGLFNNGKSIAKLAEFYANILQKSSIEFDMLFGPAYKGIPLVISTSMILSDRCIHEKVPFAFNRKEAKNHGEKGRLIGASLHGKVVIIDDVITSGISVNESIEIIHAEGAEPVAVIVALDRMEKPNLISSVSEATTSASNNISSKYGLPVLSIASLENILSLVQKHQDFAEHAEKVAKYRSLYGIG from the coding sequence ATGGTTATTGATGAGCATCAGGCTTTAGATTTTGTTAAATTTGCATTAGATGTAGGTGCTTTAAAATTTGGAGATTTTAAAACCAAATCAGATAGAATAAGTCCATATTTTTTTAATATAGGTTTATTTAATAATGGAAAATCCATAGCAAAATTAGCGGAGTTTTATGCTAATATTTTGCAAAAATCAAGCATAGAATTTGATATGCTCTTTGGCCCTGCTTATAAGGGTATACCTTTAGTTATATCAACATCTATGATTTTAAGTGATAGGTGTATACATGAAAAAGTCCCATTTGCTTTTAATCGTAAGGAGGCTAAGAATCATGGCGAAAAAGGTAGACTAATAGGAGCGTCACTTCATGGCAAAGTTGTTATTATAGATGATGTAATAACCTCAGGTATTTCTGTGAATGAGTCTATAGAGATCATTCATGCTGAAGGAGCAGAGCCAGTTGCTGTAATAGTAGCTTTAGATAGAATGGAAAAACCAAATTTAATCTCTAGTGTTTCAGAGGCAACAACTTCTGCTTCAAATAACATATCTAGTAAGTATGGTTTGCCTGTTCTTAGCATAGCTTCTCTCGAAAACATACTAAGTTTAGTACAAAAACATCAAGATTTCGCAGAACATGCTGAAAAAGTAGCTAAATATAGATCATTATATGGTATAGGTTAA
- a CDS encoding exodeoxyribonuclease III, producing the protein MLRITSINVNGIRSAIKKKFLDWLYNKNPDIVCLQEIRIASHDIKNELLNPLGFKGFFYPAQKNGYSGVGIYTKKQPMKITRGLEDKNIDSEGRVIRIDWEKISIINVYFPSGSNDERQKAKLIFLQKFELYLKEIYSESILSKRNLLICGDWNIAHTQMDIKNWKNNLNKPGFLPEERNWLSEIINNYNLVDVFRKLHPHQEQYTWWSNRARSWERNVGWRIDYQMANNSLANLAISSEIYMETRFSDHAPLTIDYKTEI; encoded by the coding sequence GTGTTAAGAATAACCTCTATAAATGTCAACGGAATAAGATCTGCAATTAAAAAAAAGTTCCTAGATTGGCTATACAATAAAAACCCTGATATTGTTTGTTTGCAAGAAATCAGAATTGCCTCTCATGATATAAAAAATGAATTGCTTAATCCTCTAGGATTCAAAGGGTTTTTCTATCCAGCGCAAAAAAATGGTTATAGCGGTGTAGGTATATATACAAAAAAACAACCCATGAAAATAACTAGAGGGTTAGAAGATAAAAATATTGATTCAGAAGGTAGAGTCATAAGAATAGACTGGGAAAAAATTTCGATCATAAATGTTTATTTCCCATCTGGTTCAAATGATGAAAGACAAAAAGCGAAATTAATTTTCTTACAAAAGTTCGAATTATATTTAAAAGAAATTTACTCTGAATCCATACTATCTAAACGCAATTTACTAATATGTGGTGATTGGAATATAGCACACACACAAATGGACATAAAAAACTGGAAAAATAATCTTAATAAACCTGGATTTCTTCCTGAAGAAAGAAATTGGCTCTCTGAAATTATAAATAATTATAATCTGGTAGATGTTTTTAGAAAACTACATCCTCATCAAGAGCAATACACTTGGTGGAGTAATAGAGCAAGATCATGGGAAAGAAATGTTGGATGGAGAATAGACTATCAAATGGCAAACAATTCTTTAGCAAATCTTGCAATCTCCTCTGAAATTTATATGGAAACAAGGTTCAGCGATCATGCACCACTAACAATAGACTATAAAACTGAAATTTAA
- a CDS encoding LysE/ArgO family amino acid transporter, which produces MLTSFFSSITFQAWFNGLLTGLGLFAVVGAQSAFIIRQGLMRSHIMTIIIVCCLTDAIFIFASVIGLKELILLAPWFKDFILILGIIFLLCYSWKSAKKAFKKSSNIESTNYIIYSKQSVILTTLGFSLLNPHFWLDMILIGSLANVYENASMAYAFGSLTASILWLNLLGLGARLCAPIFSKPKAWRILDGTIAIIMIVMVILLLRQYMS; this is translated from the coding sequence ATGCTAACTTCATTTTTTTCATCTATTACTTTCCAAGCTTGGTTTAATGGACTTTTAACAGGACTTGGATTGTTTGCAGTAGTAGGAGCTCAGAGTGCTTTTATAATCCGCCAAGGATTAATGCGTTCTCATATAATGACAATTATAATAGTTTGTTGTCTAACAGATGCTATTTTTATTTTTGCTAGTGTAATAGGATTAAAAGAATTAATATTACTTGCTCCTTGGTTTAAAGATTTCATCCTTATACTAGGAATAATTTTCTTATTATGTTATTCATGGAAATCTGCAAAAAAAGCATTTAAAAAATCTTCTAATATAGAATCTACAAATTATATAATATATTCAAAACAATCTGTAATATTAACGACTTTAGGATTTAGTTTATTAAATCCGCATTTTTGGCTAGATATGATCTTAATTGGATCATTGGCCAACGTATATGAAAATGCTAGTATGGCATATGCTTTTGGTTCTTTAACTGCTAGCATATTATGGCTTAATCTTTTAGGATTGGGAGCAAGATTATGTGCTCCTATATTCTCCAAACCAAAGGCTTGGAGAATATTAGATGGAACTATTGCCATTATTATGATAGTGATGGTTATTCTTCTACTCAGACAATATATGAGTTAG